The Callospermophilus lateralis isolate mCalLat2 chromosome 3, mCalLat2.hap1, whole genome shotgun sequence genome has a segment encoding these proteins:
- the LOC143393711 gene encoding ribonuclease pancreatic-like — MALEKSLILFPLLILVLLVLEWVPPTLGKESAAKKFQRQHMDSSGSFSPSPTYCNEMMRRRNMTKGHCKPVNTFVHESLEDVQAVCTQENVTCKNGQTNCFQSRSNMHITDCRLTGGSKYPNCSYKTSQKERQIIVACEGNPYVPVHFDASVEGSA, encoded by the coding sequence ATGGCTCTGGAGAAGTCCCTCATCCTGTTCCCACTGTTAATCTTGGTGCTGCTGGTGCTGGAGTGGGTCCCTCCCACCCTGGGCAAGGAATCCGCGGCCAAGAAGTTCCAGCGGCAGCACATGGACTCCAGCGGTTccttcagccccagccccacctaCTGCAATGAGATGATGAGGCGCCGGAACATGACAAAGGGCCACTGCAAGCCTGTGAACACCTTTGTGCATGAGTCTCTGGAAGATGTTCAAGCTGTCTGCACCCAGGAAAATGTCACATGCAAGAACGGGCAGACCAACTGCTTCCAGAGCAGATCCAACATGCACATCACAGACTGCCGCCTGACCGGGGGCTCCAAGTACCCCAACTGTTCATACAAGACCAGCCAGAAAGAAAGGCAAATCATCGTGGCCTGTGAGGGAAACCCGTATGTGCCTGTCCACTTCGATGCTTCTGTAGAGGGGTCCGCTTAA